The nucleotide window GCCgcgctctctctcctccccactcccctgccGCGGCGGGCTGCCTGCAGACGCGGCTCCGGGCTAGAGCCGGCGGAGCGGAGCGGGCCTCGCCCTCCTTGCCTCCTCCGACAACCGCCTGCCCGGCCGGCCGGGGCCCCGCGCCCCAGCGTGAGTCCAGCAGCCTCCCGGCGGCGCCCAACTTTCCCTCCGTTCCGGGCGGGGCGGGGACGGCAGCGGGACATCTTCGTAAACTTCTCCGGGGCAGACGGCAGGGAGCCCGGGCGCCGGTGCAAGAGGATGTAGGAGGGCGGTGgccggccccgggcgtcccccgCCCTCTTGGCCCCTTTCGGCCTGGCCATGGGGCTCCAGCACCTTCAGCTCAGCCAGGGGGTCGACACCCTCGTCTAGCCGACCTGGGTGGGAAAGCGCTGTCGCCGGCTGTGCACGCGCTGGGCGAGCAGCGCCCCTTCTGGCCGCGTCCGGCCCCGCCATGGACCACCAGGAGCCCTACTCCGTGCAGGCCACTGCGGCCATCGCGGCGGTCATCACCTTCCTCATCCTCTTCACCATCTTCGGCAACGCGCTGGTCATCTTGGCTGTGCTGACAAGCCGCTCGCTGCGAGCCCCGCAGAACCTGTTCCTAGTGTCGCTGGCCGCCGCCGACATCCTGGTGGCCACGCTCATCATCCCTTTCTCGCTGGCCAACGAGCTGCTGGGCTACTGGTACTTCTGGCGCACCTGGTGCGAGGTGTACCTGGCGCTCGACGTGCTCTTCTGCACCTCCTCCATCGTACACCTGTGTGCCATCAGCCTGGACCGCTACTGGGCCGTGAGCCGCGCGCTGGAGTACAACTCCAAGCGCACCCCGCGCCGCATCAAATGCATCATCCTCACCGTGTGGCTCATCGCAGCTGTCATCTCGCTGCCGCCCCTCATCTACAAGGGCGACCCGGCTCCGCAGCCCCGAGGGCGCCCCCAGTGCAAGCTCAACCAAGAGGCCTGGTACATCCTGGCCTCCAGCATCGGATCTTTCTTTGCACCCTGCCTTATCATGATCCTTGTCTACCTGCGGATCTATCTGATCGCCAAGCGCAGCCACTGCAGAGGTCCCAGGGCCAAGGGGGGCCCTAGGGAGGGGGGGTCTAAGCCGCCCCACCCTGTCCCTGGGGAAGTTTCAGCCTCGGCCAGATTGCCAACTCTGACCTCTCAACTGGCTACTGCTGGAGAGGCCAATGGATGCTCCCAGCCCACTGGGGAGAAAGACGAGGGGGAGACCCCTGAAGACCCTGGGACCCCCGCCTTGCCACCCAGCTGGCCTGCCCGCCCCAGCTCAGGCCAGGGTCAGAAGGAAGGTGTTTGTGGGACATCTCCAGAGGAGGAGGGggctgaagaggaggaggagggggtgtgTGAGCCGAAGGCCTCGGCAGCGTCTCCCGCCTCAGCTTGCAGCCCATCCCTGCAGCAACCACAGGGTTCCCGGCTGCTGGCAACCCTACGTGGCCAGGTGCTCCTGAGCAGGGGCAAGGGCACTGCGGGGGGGCAGTGGTGGCGGCGGCGGACGCAGCTGACCCGGGAGAAGCGGTTCACGTTCGTGCTGGCCGTGGTCATCGGCGTCTTTGTGCTCTGCTGGTTCCCCTTCTTCTTCAGCTACAGCCTGGGTGCCATCTGCCCTCAGCACTGCAAGGTGCCCCACGGCCTCTTCCAGTTCTTCTTCTGGATTGGCTACTGCAACAGCTCACTGAACCCTGTCATCTACACCATCTTCAACCAGGACTTTCGTCGTGCCTTCCGAAGGATCCTTTGCCGCAAGTGGACCCAGACGGCCTGGTGAGCCCGCCTGCCCGCTGCCCATGTGGGGTTGGTGCCAGGGCCACCCTGCTTCTTGCCCCGTTGTATGTGGCCACCTCCCTAGGGCTTTCTGGTCCCTTCCCTGGTCCTGCAGGCCTCATCCCGGGAACCCCCTCGGAGGGGCAGGGTCTATTTGAAGCCTCCCCTTGCTGGCTTGGCCGTGGGGGGCCATCTTCTCCACCCCCTGCCTGTGCACAGGCAGATGGATGAGGCTTGGACCTTCCTGAATGTAGCCGCGGCCAGGCTCCCTCGCAGAACCCCAGACCCCTGCAAACCTTGAGGACCCTGTGTTTTCTGGTTGATCACTTGCTTGTGGCGTTTTGTATCTTTCTCATCTTCCCCTTGAAAAGAGCAGGAAGCCAGCCTTCCGCTTCTTCCAGGAGGGCCTGCTGCTGAGGAAGGGGCAGAAACGATGATGGGCATCCGTGCCGTGTGCCCGTGGTCCCCATTAGACCCTGGGTGGGGGCTTATGGGCTGGCCCCATCTTTgggcccttcctctccttccccctgctTTTGGAGTTGTAACTCCAGAACTGCGGATCCTTTTCCTCACCCGGCGTCCCTCTGGGAGGCTGGTGGGTGCATGGATGCCTCCTGGGGGGTGGTCTGGGGGTCTGGCCTCTGCCTCCACGGGAGAGCCCTGATCACTAGCATTTACCGCCTGCAAAACCCAGGGCAACAATAGCTTGCCGCCTACTTGCTGCAGGGAGATGAAAGGCTTCGCGGAAAGTTTTGAGCTCCGTGGGGGAACGCACTAGAGAACCAGAAAATGTGATTATTCGGTGATATAAAAATCCCCCTTTTCTGGGTTTACCACCGCCTGTCTTCCTATAGACTTTTGCTCTGTGCCTGGGGTGTAAATTCCTACCCCAAACTGGAAGTGGGGAGTCGCAGACAGAACCACGACTTCAGTTAAAGGATTTATTCGAGAATGTGTTCTTATGCCTGCAAAGGTTGGAGTTATTACGCTGCATGACAACTTCTCGACATTTCACCTACAACACCAAGAGGGTTTTCATTGGCTTGGACCCCCCAATGGGGGGAGAAGTCTTTTGTCATCAAGCAGGCACATTGTTTCCCCAGGATCGCTAAAAATACCCACCGCATGGGAACGGTCTGAGATGAGAGCATGTGGTGGGGTGCTGGGGCTAGAGCAGGTGAGAAGGGGCCCCATGGACTCCCAGGGGAGCCTCCCACTGGAGTTCCTGGGCAGGGCTCCAAGCCCCAAATAGGTCCCTTTGATGCATAACTGATTCCACCCCAGGTGGGTACCGTCTGTCCATCTCAGACCCAGCCATGTTGCTCCACCCCACTGATGGGCCTCCATGGGCCTCTCCCTCCTGGTCCCCTCGCCCACCCTAGAACTGGCACCTGGAACAGTTGAGGGAATGTGGAGGATGTTTTGCAGTCTTCCCCATGCGAGCGCCTGGCTTCACCATTCATCCGGTGAGCATCCTGTCTTGGGGGCGGGGCTGAGCAGCACAGGCACTGCTGGCACGCTGATGGGCCTGGCTAGACTTGGAGGGACGCTGAGGGAGTTTTCTGGGGTGGAGAGAATGGAGGGGACCAAAGAGAGTCCCTCCTGGGGTGGGAGGCTGTCCAGTTCATTCCCTGGTCTCAGTGTGAGGCCAGTGCATTGCCTCCGGGCGGAG belongs to Pseudorca crassidens isolate mPseCra1 chromosome 14, mPseCra1.hap1, whole genome shotgun sequence and includes:
- the ADRA2B gene encoding alpha-2B adrenergic receptor, with protein sequence MDHQEPYSVQATAAIAAVITFLILFTIFGNALVILAVLTSRSLRAPQNLFLVSLAAADILVATLIIPFSLANELLGYWYFWRTWCEVYLALDVLFCTSSIVHLCAISLDRYWAVSRALEYNSKRTPRRIKCIILTVWLIAAVISLPPLIYKGDPAPQPRGRPQCKLNQEAWYILASSIGSFFAPCLIMILVYLRIYLIAKRSHCRGPRAKGGPREGGSKPPHPVPGEVSASARLPTLTSQLATAGEANGCSQPTGEKDEGETPEDPGTPALPPSWPARPSSGQGQKEGVCGTSPEEEGAEEEEEGVCEPKASAASPASACSPSLQQPQGSRLLATLRGQVLLSRGKGTAGGQWWRRRTQLTREKRFTFVLAVVIGVFVLCWFPFFFSYSLGAICPQHCKVPHGLFQFFFWIGYCNSSLNPVIYTIFNQDFRRAFRRILCRKWTQTAW